DNA sequence from the Ogataea parapolymorpha DL-1 chromosome II, whole genome shotgun sequence genome:
TCATGGTGAGTGGCTCGTTGCCTGTTGGTCTTGAAGGCCGCGAAATCTCGTATTTTCTGCTTCTGGCCACGCGCTCcacgtccagctgctccacaaGCATCTCAAATACGTCTCTCATGTTGACGTCTGTGACAAGCTCTCCGCAAATAGAGACGCTGTCAATAGAAAGCGAAACAACATTTGTGTCCTGCAATTTTGCCGAAAATGCGCCGTTGTTCATCTCGACGTCAAACGTTCCAATTCGCAGCACCAGATCGGTCTCCTCGATCGCGCGCGCCACGTCGCCGTTGCCCAGTGCTCCCTGGTACGTGCCCACAAACCAGGCGTGGCTCTCGTCTACAAGGCCCTTGCCCATGAACGTGTCGTAGACGTTGACCCGGCCGTCCAGCTTGGAAAGCAGTTTTGCCAGGGTGTTGGTCATCTTGCACCGCGAAATAAAATAGTCCACTAAAAGGGCCGGGTTCTGGCTGCTGTAGATCTTTTGCAGGATGGCTTCCACCACTGCAGTTGAGCGGCTGCTGATTTGCGGAACATAGTCCACAATCAGCGGCTCGTACAGCCGCGAGGTCGGAACTTTCATTTCTGTCAGATCGCACGGCAGAAACAGATACCCTGGCCGCAGACACCGATGGATCTCTCTGAGAACTCTGTCGACGGTAGAACAGGCCTTATCTGCGTCCAAATCTATAGATCCCTGCGCACAGCTGAAATTGGCGGCCACTTTCTCGTACAAATAGTGGTCTGGAGCCTCATACGTCTTGCTACCACTCAATAAATGGTGGAATTTTTTGTCggtgtttttcagccgCATGGCAGACGTGCCTACCAAATGCAGCAGCGGAGAGTACTCGGAGTACATCCCAGCCACGCCAGCAAGCGCAGAAAGCTCGCCAACGCCAAACGTCGACACCAGCACAGCCATCTTCTCGCACGTCTTTGCGTAGCCGTCACAGGCATACGCCGcgttcagctcgttgcAACAGCCGATCCACTCCAGCCCATCGATATCATACAGATGCTCCAGAAAGTTGAGATTGAAGTCGCCTGGAACACCAAAAATCGATCTGATCCCCAGCTGGTAGATGCGCAGTAAAATATATTCTGAGATGGTGATGTAGTCGGAATTAATTGAGTTCACCACCTGGTGGTATTGCCCGCTACAGGCGTCGCTTTGCAAAACAGGAGCCATTTTCGCCCATTACAGCCCGGCAGACGGCAGCTTATATAGCTTCGCAGCGGCCGGTGTTACCGTTGAAAACCTTTTCCCGTTACTAACCGTACATATCCGTTGCTCGCCGCAACTAGCCATGTCCCACAAATTCGTAATTCGTAAGCTCGTCATTCCTTCACCTCACGTGCCTCAACATAATACCACACCACCgacttggccagcttgAACGGGTTTTCCGTCTTGCTGTGGAAATTCTGCTCGGTGACCTGTCGCGGCTCAATTTTCGACACCCGGCCCACCAGCCAGTCCCGGTCGCTCAGCTCGATGTAGCCCTCGCCCTTGGTGTTCTTGAGGTAATAGTTCGGACACCCCACGTTGAACGCGGCCCAAGGCTGCTCGTCGCCGCCGCcgagctcctcgttggccGGAGTAAGCGtcttcaaaaacagaaCCAGATCGCCAACTTTGAAGTTCCGGAACGCAATCTTGCCGTCCAGCTCGGCAGTGAgcgtcttgagctcctgtttctgctgtgTCTTGtctttttgcaactttCTCGCCAGCGTCTCCACGTCGCTGAACCGCCGGAACACCCGTTCAATCACAAGCTCGTTGTCAACATGGTTGAACCGCAAAAAGTTCTGGAACCCTTGCTCCACGTTGAGGCTCTCGTAATTGGCCAACAGCTTCTTCACCTTCTTCTCGATCGAGCTCTCCTCGCACAGACTCATGTCGATTAGTGAGCTCTCGTCTTTCTTGTGTAcaatctcgtcctcgatgCCCAGATCCGACGAAATCGTGTAATTCAGCACGTTCATGTCAACCCAATGGAGATACTGCTCTGCTTCCGGCACAACCTCGCTCGAAACAACCTCCATCAGCGCGTTATCGATATGCTCAGAGTCCTCAAACGTGTCGTTTTGCAAATTGCCGTTGTGCGTTGAGTCGCTAGCCTGCTTGATTTGTCTCTTGCGACTGCGTAGGCCCTTAACACGCTTGATGGTCAGCGTTCCAGGATGGTTGTCAAATGAGGGCGTCTCGCGAATCAACAACAGTCCTATAGATTCCAGCAAAAGACATACCCTTGTCAGGTTGCTGAAAATCTCGCCGCTCATCTGGTTCAGCTTGCCGTATGCTCCTTGCACAAGCTCATACAACTGGCAAAGAAGTCGGTCTTTGATCGCCAGTCTTTCATTTAGCGTCTTGTTAACATTGACAAGGTTAGACTCATCttcctcaagctcttcgATCCTCAATTTCAGCTCATTAATTTCCTGCTGGTTGACTTTGGCCTCCTTACCAAACTCGCTTTCTTTCTGCGTCATGTTCTCCAAAAGGTCAGACTTCATGCTCTTCAGCTCCGCGCACATGTTggccagctccttgttCGACTTCGTGAGCTCCTCGTTCGACTTCGTGAGCTCTTCGTTCGACTCTTTCAAGTTCTTGTTCTCCTCTTCCAAGGCTGCCAGCCGCTTGTCTTTCTCCATATCGGCCTTCTGcagatcctcaagctcTCTCTTTAATCGATCgagctctgcaaaatcaGTTCCTTTCTTAAGCTCTTCAATCTCGCCTCTGTACCTctcgttctctttctcaaGACGCTCAATCCGCTCTCCGTAGTGGCTCGGAGGTAGATCGATTGTCTTGCGTCCCAAAACAACGTTCTCGTTGAACAATATAGTATTCTCATGCACAGCAGGCTCTTGGCTCACATCCGATTGGCGCCTGCTCACAGGATTTGGGAGCGTATGCACTGGCCTGTGACGAGACCATTGCTCGTTaaactgctggaaatttCGTGTATGTAAAACATTCTCAAGCTTCCTGATTCTTCGTTCATAGCCCTTAATCAGCTCATCGTTGGACACAAAATCCTGCTGGTTCACATTTATGTTGATCACAATCCCTTCAGACTCAAAACTCTTGATGAATTTCTTGAATAGGCGCATGTAGTTCACGTCGTTAACGTCAAAAGTGCCCAAATCTCCCACGTTCTTTCCTTTCACAACAATCTCCTCGCCGTCTTCGGTTTCAATGGCTTTTCTCTCGTTCTGACCATACGTGATACCGAAATCCTTGAGACACTCTTCCAACCTGTTCACAATATTGGGATCAATGCCTTCTTTCCTGAGAGTGTTGATATACGACACAATGCTCTTGACTGAGATATTTCTGGCCAGGTTCGTTATAATGTTGGTTTCTCTCTGTTTCGGCAATTCTGTCGCCATTGGACGCGGTGTCGGGAAACCATTGATGTTATGCAGCAGCCGGTTAATCGAGGTCAAATAGTGTTTTTCCTGGCCGCCTACCGGACTCGCAGGGCGGTCGACTGGTGAAGGAGATTTTTTCGAACGAATCACATCCACCTGCTCAAGTTTATACGTGAGCATGTTCTCGTTGATAAAACGCTCACGgccctcctcgtccaagtGCAAAAACTCAAGCTTATCGGCTCCACTGCTAGCCAAAAATTCTTTGAGCCATTTTGCACGGTTGCGTGCTTCCATGAACCGCAGCATCTCGAAGATCTCGTTAGCCTTTTTGACAATGTTGTTCAGGGATATGCCGAATTTAAGattgttgaggttggcTATGACAAAAATGCCAAACATAAGCGGCAGGTCAGAAACAACAGACAGCTGGagctcgttctccttgatggaTGCAATGTTTTTAGCCACCTCTGTATTTAGGACCGTAGACAGTCTCATGATGTtgagctggatcttggTGATGTTGATCAAGGTAGAGCAAATGAGCTTTGTTTGTAGCTCTTTTCTGGcattcagcttgttgatctgTATGTCGTATAAGTTGTTGGCAAGCTGAAATATATTGGGCACAAGCTCCGATTCCTGGTATTTATAGAGCTGCGTaagctttttgatgtttGCAATCGAAGAAGCAGACAATGTCGTGGATGTCTGGCTTGCTGTGGTGATTAATTCCTCAAAAGAAGGAAgggaagaagaagattggaTCAGTTTGCCGACATGCGCTTCTAGTTCTGCAAGAATGCGTTTGCAATCCTGtattttctgtgttttctgggtggcatctgtttctggccgTATGTACTGCGACATGTAGCCGTTATATTCCTGTAAAAGCTCCTGGCGGGGCTTGATGACGTCTGCTTCGATTTTGCTGCGAAGCATGACCAGTCTCTCGTTCATGCTTTTGTTGAGCCTGCGCGACTCCTCTGCACACTTTTCGAGACGCGACTCGTTCACCAGctggctcaaaaacagTTTTTCCGGGACATTGGAAGACGCACTCTTGAACTCAAAAGGTATGCGTTTGAGTAATGCGTACTGGTCCCGCCATTGGTCTGCAAGACTGTTGGActgcagcagcaccagGGCGTCGATGGAATCGTTGAACTTCTTCTCAAGCGTTTTGAATACCAGCCCCACGTACTGTATGAGAACGTTCAGCGACGTCAAAATGGTCTCGAGGTCGTTGTCCTCGGGCGTGCACTCGTCGAAGGCCACCGTTTTTTTGAAATCCGACAGCAGGGCTGACGCCCAGCCAGAGTTGCGTTTGAGCGAGTTGAGCAGCATCCGCAGCATGTTCAGGTTAATATCCACCGCCTTGATCTGTGTCGTGTTCTCAAGAACCAGCGTCAGCttctccacaaacaccgACAGCTCTTCAGACAGCAAGGGCGAAGCGAGCGGTTTGATCATGTTGATGAGGTCTGTTTGGTTTAGTTCCGCGAGCAGATCGTTGACGTTGTCCATATTGCCCGAGGACTCGATGTTGTTGACGTTGAAGTAGCGTCTATCAAAGACGTAGATCTCACTTATTTCTTCGTGCACAATCATGGAGAACTTGAGCTTGATGCCGAACGGCGTGAGCAAAAACAGGTTTTCTGTGGCCACGTTAAAAGACAGGCCAATGAACTGTTTCAAAGCCTCCAGGTTGTGGAACTGGTACGCACTGGCCACCACTTTAGCCCCCGTGAGCGAATTGTATATCGTCAGGGCAGAGGGCAAGTTTGTGTCCTGCGACTGGTTCTGCCGGTAAACAGACGACATCATCGAGAGCGGGTTGTTGTTCTGGATGATGGAGATATTCATTGCTGGGCAAGGAAGACGGGTATATTTGCCCTTTAAGCGATACGATCAGTCAGAAGAGAGGGTAAAATGgggaaataaataaaataaataaataaaataaattatttatgTCCGAGATAGAGTATGAGCCACTCAGTCTGGATGTGGACAGATTGGGGCGCgagacgatcgacgcgcaCATAGAGCAGGTCAGACGGCTGGTGGACGAACATCTGAGCGAGCCGTACTCGATCTACGTGTACAGgtttttcctcaacaaCTGGCCCAATTTGACGGTCATGGCCAAGCACAAGGGCAGGGTCATTGGATGTATCATATCAAAAGTGGAGCCGCACAAACACGCCAGGATACGTGGGTATATTGGGATGTTGGCTGTGGACAACGAGTATCGTGGCCGCGGAAtcgccaaggagctgatcTCGCAGAGCGTGGACTCGATGATCGAAACCTATCATTGCGACGAGATCATTTTGGAGACGGAGGTGGTGAACAAAGCTGCGCTGCGGCTGTACGAGAACTTTGGGTTTCTACGCGTGAAACGGCTGTTCCGGTACTATCTAAACAAGCACGACGCGTTCCGGTTAATACTGCCTGTGACAGAGAAGAGCAGCGTGCGATCGACGTTTCTGCCACCGCTGGAGAACGCGCCAGAGTCCAAATACTAATGATAGAGCTAGCAATTTAATTATATCCCTACTAATCaatcctcgtcgtcgaactTTGGAGCCAAGTAGTATCTCAGGTATCCGCTCGGCAATCTATACTCAAACAGGGCTGGAGCCTTGTCTGTGAGCTTGATGGTGACGGTAGACGACAGCGCCGTGGCCTTGACGATGTCGTTGAGGTACTTGGCGCCAAACGTGAGGACAACCGGCTGGTTGAGCTCAATCTTGATGCTTTCGTCTGGCTTTTCCATATCTGTGTGGGGCTTCAGAATAATCGACCCAGAGCCGATCTGGCCCTCTGCGTTGAACTTGACCGAGTCCTTGGTGATTATGATTTGCAGCGATTCGCTCAGCGTCTTCATGTCTCTGGcgatcttggcaaactcgtAGGCAGGCATCGTGATCGAGCAGTCGTGCTCCATGTCGTCGATGGTGAGCACGTCGGAGTCGATGTCCATGAGCTTGAGCGAGAACTCGGAGATTCTGTCCTTCTTTTTGTCCTcaaacaccaccagcagcgagtcTGGTGAGTCCTCGGCAATGATGGTGAGGTAGTCCTCATTATTGCCCTGTTTGAGGATTTTGGACAGCGACTCCAGGTCCAGACCCAGGACAAGGTCTCTGTCGCAGCGGAACTCCTGGAAAGAGCccgagtcgatcttgagcGCGATCAGCAGCACTCTCGAGTCGTCGATCGCCTGGACCGTGATGCCCTTGCTCTGGGAGCAGTTGAAGTTACAGAGTTTGACGGAGTCCTTGATGGATTCGATCACCTGGCGTGTTAGCGGCTGGACGGGTCAGATACGTacttttttcagcaacgagGCCTCTTCGAATTTTCCTTCCAACATTACGCGTGCAGTATAAAAACGCGACAAATTAATTTGGCACGCGAATTTCTCAGTGTTCCCGGAAATCGACCTTTGGAAATTTGGTCgccttctttttttccgTCTATCGTCCTCTCTGTATGGATTTTATTAAAAAGGCCATCTGGGGGCCTGACCCCAAGGAGCAGTACCGCCGGTGCCAGAGCGCGCTGCGCAAAAACAAGCGGCAGATCGAGCGGCAGCTGCAGGACCTCAACGCCGTCGAGAAAAAGACAAAGACGCTCATCAGAGCGGCCGTCAAGAAGGACGACATGAAAACAGCCAAAATGTACGCTCGCGAGTACAAAAACGTCGCCAAAACCATCCAGCGCGTTACGGTCTCGAAAGTCACGCTGGACTCGATTGGCATGAAGCTTGccgagcagcagcagatgatCAAGCTCAAGGGCTCGATGCAGAAGTCGACAGAGATCATGAAGGAcatgaaccagctggtccGGCTGCCCCAGATCGGCCACACCGTTCATGAGCTCAGCAGAGAGCTCATGAAGAGCGGAgtgatcgacgagatgaTGGACGATATGCTGGAAACGACAGACGTCTATGAGGAtgaggaggacgaggacgtcGATGAGGTGCTCAGAAACATTCTGGACGAAAAACCCAAGACAGAGGTCCAGATGCCGGAGGTGGTGCGGCCCGAGGAGCCGGAACCGGAGGAggtcgacgacgagctgctggagaacaTGCGCGAGCGGCTCAGCGCACTACAGTAGAGCAGATGATTATCAGATGATTATATTTTGTGCGGTACATGTCTAGAACAGGAGGACCGACGACCCGATCAGAACAAGGGCTCCGATCAGCGACAACGCGCGGCCGGACGAAGCGGCGGCGTCATTCTGCACTTCCAGACTGCTTTTGTTCTggaactgctggaacaGGTCTACGCTTGCGTTGGGCTTTGTGCGGTAGCTGACAGAAAGTGTTGTTGGGGCAGGCGGTGTGGGCGACGAGACAGCAACTGCGTTCTGTGCAACCTgcttgtttctggaggCGTACTCCAACGGCGACAGCGGAGAAGAGCGCGCATCAGAGTCCGGTCTGAGCTTTGCGGTAGTGTTGTCAACAGAGCCGATGCCCACAAAGAAGAACTTGTCGGTgccaaacagcttcttctgctcctcctcgccGTCACAGTCGTCCtccttttttttcttcgGCCACCAACTTGCGTCAACAGAATCGGCGGGCTCTTGGGCCTGCAAGCTATTTTCGTCCGCAACAAATTCAACAGACTCCTTCTTCACACCCAcaagcagaaacttgcGTGCGCCGAACGGAAAGTACTCCTCGGCGCCGCCCTCCTCCTCGCAGGAGCCCTGCATGtgctccttcagcttcttgaacacGTTGGGGAAGCCCTGCGCGGCAATgtcctcttccttgatCAGCCCCATCTGCTGTCCCGTCTCAGTTGCTAGAGACCCGACCGCGTCGTTGTCGGAGCCAAAGAACTGGTACCCGTTGCCATAGACGTATGGCGCATCGGCAACGGCCGCGGCGCGGTATCGCGGGACGATGTAGGCGTTGTTGTCAGGAGAAATCCACTCCTCGAATTGGACCTGGTCGTCCTTGAGATCGTTGTACCGTTCGATGATCTGGAACACCTGGTTTTGCGTGCGggcgtccagcttgtcgaaaacTGAGTCAGCCAGGGCCGGGCCCAGGAGAGTCAGAATCCACCACTTCATATAGTGTTTTATATTATTTTGTTGTGCAAGTGTCTGTGTTTGGCTGTGTGGTAGCAATGGTGTAGCAGAAAACAAATACTCTGGACTGTGTTTAAGTAGTGTTGCAACTCTTTGGCAGAACGAGGTTTTCGGGCTGTAGCGCTGGGCAAAGCGCGCGCCGCACGGCCGCGTGGAGTACTaggatatttttttcagcacctcggTGGCGATCGCTTCGAAAACAGCACCTGTCTGGCTGTGTCTGTCTGTGGCGGGTAGCACAGAGCCGCACATCTCTCTTGAGAGCGGGATGCGGCCCAGAAGAGCCACtccctgctgctggagactCTTGAGTTCCTCGCTTTCACCGAAAATGTGCTCCTCGTGGTGGCATTTTGGGCACGTGAACACGCTCATGTTTTCGACAATGCCCAGAATCGGGATActgattttctcaaacatCGTGAGTCCGCGTCTCACGTCGCTGAGCGCCAGGTCCTGGCTCGTGGTTACAATCACGGCCCCATCGATTTTCAGCTGTTGGCCCAGCGTGATTTGCACGTCACCAGTCCCCGGCGGCGTGTCGACCAGCAGAACGTCCAGGTTGCGCCACTCCACGTCGAaaagcagctgctggagcgCTTTTTGCACCATCAGGCCTCTCCAGACGACTGCCGCTTTCTCGGGAACAAGATACCCCATAGACATGGTCTGGATCCCGTGGTTCATCAGCGGGATGAGCTTTTTGTTGGCGCTGATCCGTGGCTCGCCGCGCAGACCCATCAGTTTGGGGATGTTGGGCCCGAATATGTCGGAATCGAGAATTCCCACGTTCAGGTCGCGATTTCGAAGCGCAACAGCAAGATTGGCAGTCACACTCGACTTGCCTACGCCACCTTTACCAGCGGAAACAAAAACTATGTGTTTGACGTTTTCTAGGGACCGCTGCGACGAGACGCGGGGACCCGTCTTGGGGAGGCCCTA
Encoded proteins:
- a CDS encoding Autophagy-related protein 11 — protein: MNISIIQNNNPLSMMSSVYRQNQSQDTNLPSALTIYNSLTGAKVVASAYQFHNLEALKQFIGLSFNVATENLFLLTPFGIKLKFSMIVHEEISEIYVFDRRYFNVNNIESSGNMDNVNDLLAELNQTDLINMIKPLASPLLSEELSVFVEKLTLVLENTTQIKAVDINLNMLRMLLNSLKRNSGWASALLSDFKKTVAFDECTPEDNDLETILTSLNVLIQYVGLVFKTLEKKFNDSIDALVLLQSNSLADQWRDQYALLKRIPFEFKSASSNVPEKLFLSQLVNESRLEKCAEESRRLNKSMNERLVMLRSKIEADVIKPRQELLQEYNGYMSQYIRPETDATQKTQKIQDCKRILAELEAHVGKLIQSSSSLPSFEELITTASQTSTTLSASSIANIKKLTQLYKYQESELVPNIFQLANNLYDIQINKLNARKELQTKLICSTLINITKIQLNIMRLSTVLNTEVAKNIASIKENELQLSVVSDLPLMFGIFVIANLNNLKFGISLNNIVKKANEIFEMLRFMEARNRAKWLKEFLASSGADKLEFLHLDEEGRERFINENMLTYKLEQVDVIRSKKSPSPVDRPASPVGGQEKHYLTSINRLLHNINGFPTPRPMATELPKQRETNIITNLARNISVKSIVSYINTLRKEGIDPNIVNRLEECLKDFGITYGQNERKAIETEDGEEIVVKGKNVGDLGTFDVNDVNYMRLFKKFIKSFESEGIVININVNQQDFVSNDELIKGYERRIRKLENVLHTRNFQQFNEQWSRHRPVHTLPNPVSRRQSDVSQEPAVHENTILFNENVVLGRKTIDLPPSHYGERIERLEKENERYRGEIEELKKGTDFAELDRLKRELEDLQKADMEKDKRLAALEEENKNLKESNEELTKSNEELTKSNKELANMCAELKSMKSDLLENMTQKESEFGKEAKVNQQEINELKLRIEELEEDESNLVNVNKTLNERLAIKDRLLCQLYELVQGAYGKLNQMSGEIFSNLTRVCLLLESIGLLLIRETPSFDNHPGTLTIKRVKGLRSRKRQIKQASDSTHNGNLQNDTFEDSEHIDNALMEVVSSEVVPEAEQYLHWVDMNVLNYTISSDLGIEDEIVHKKDESSLIDMSLCEESSIEKKVKKLLANYESLNVEQGFQNFLRFNHVDNELVIERVFRRFSDVETLARKLQKDKTQQKQELKTLTAELDGKIAFRNFKVGDLVLFLKTLTPANEELGGGDEQPWAAFNVGCPNYYLKNTKGEGYIELSDRDWLVGRVSKIEPRQVTEQNFHSKTENPFKLAKSVVWYYVEAREVKE
- a CDS encoding VPS24 involved in secretion: MDFIKKAIWGPDPKEQYRRCQSALRKNKRQIERQLQDLNAVEKKTKTLIRAAVKKDDMKTAKMYAREYKNVAKTIQRVTVSKVTLDSIGMKLAEQQQMIKLKGSMQKSTEIMKDMNQLVRLPQIGHTVHELSRELMKSGVIDEMMDDMLETTDVYEDEEDEDVDEVLRNILDEKPKTEVQMPEVVRPEEPEPEEVDDELLENMRERLSALQ
- a CDS encoding Iron-sulfur protein IND1, producing MGLPKTGPRVSSQRSLENVKHIVFVSAGKGGVGKSSVTANLAVALRNRDLNVGILDSDIFGPNIPKLMGLRGEPRISANKKLIPLMNHGIQTMSMGYLVPEKAAVVWRGLMVQKALQQLLFDVEWRNLDVLLVDTPPGTGDVQITLGQQLKIDGAVIVTTSQDLALSDVRRGLTMFEKISIPILGIVENMSVFTCPKCHHEEHIFGESEELKSLQQQGVALLGRIPLSREMCGSVLPATDRHSQTGAVFEAIATEVLKKIS
- a CDS encoding Proliferating cell nuclear antigen — encoded protein: MLEGKFEEASLLKKVIESIKDSVKLCNFNCSQSKGITVQAIDDSRVLLIALKIDSGSFQEFRCDRDLVLGLDLESLSKILKQGNNEDYLTIIAEDSPDSLLVVFEDKKKDRISEFSLKLMDIDSDVLTIDDMEHDCSITMPAYEFAKIARDMKTLSESLQIIITKDSVKFNAEGQIGSGSIILKPHTDMEKPDESIKIELNQPVVLTFGAKYLNDIVKATALSSTVTIKLTDKAPALFEYRLPSGYLRYYLAPKFDDED
- a CDS encoding peptide alpha-N-acetyltransferase — protein: MSEIEYEPLSLDVDRLGRETIDAHIEQVRRLVDEHLSEPYSIYVYRFFLNNWPNLTVMAKHKGRVIGCIISKVEPHKHARIRGYIGMLAVDNEYRGRGIAKELISQSVDSMIETYHCDEIILETEVVNKAALRLYENFGFLRVKRLFRYYLNKHDAFRLILPVTEKSSVRSTFLPPLENAPESKY
- a CDS encoding Phenylpyruvate decarboxylase, catalyzes decarboxylation of phenylpyruvate to phenylacetaldehyde, with the protein product MAPVLQSDACSGQYHQVVNSINSDYITISEYILLRIYQLGIRSIFGVPGDFNLNFLEHLYDIDGLEWIGCCNELNAAYACDGYAKTCEKMAVLVSTFGVGELSALAGVAGMYSEYSPLLHLVGTSAMRLKNTDKKFHHLLSGSKTYEAPDHYLYEKVAANFSCAQGSIDLDADKACSTVDRVLREIHRCLRPGYLFLPCDLTEMKVPTSRLYEPLIVDYVPQISSRSTAVVEAILQKIYSSQNPALLVDYFISRCKMTNTLAKLLSKLDGRVNVYDTFMGKGLVDESHAWFVGTYQGALGNGDVARAIEETDLVLRIGTFDVEMNNGAFSAKLQDTNVVSLSIDSVSICGELVTDVNMRDVFEMLVEQLDVERVARSRKYEISRPSRPTGNEPLTMNDLRTHIEQSLTPNDVLIVDTGSFMWATGTIELHGAKFINQFLWAAIGYAIPATLGACIAKRDSGSPGRVITVEGDGAAEMTLQEIASLVRYKVDPVLYLLNNDGYTIERVIQGPNRSYNDIATKWQWTEMVRCFGGGKIGQKIASRSDLSQLSIGAGLQLLELLLPKFDVPEELTDLLARGKS